The following proteins are co-located in the Paludibaculum fermentans genome:
- a CDS encoding TonB-dependent receptor produces the protein MFLRSLAPSCLKLLLCLGAALAAAGQPANAQTGSIAGTVTEQSRGTALAGADVAIEGRSIKTTTDESGQYALLGIPAGKIKVTVTYLGLDSKTEEVTVAAGRTENLNVALGATMKSSMTVVGEPILEGQARALNDQKNSLNLVNVVAADQIGSFPDPNAAEATQRIPGIIVQRDQGEGRYVLIRGTEPRLSATTINGERIGTTENTTRQIPLDTIPADLMGAIEVTKVLTPDMEADSIGGRVNLVTKRAPAVPQVGLTIASGFNTLVGQDIKDYNGTYGQRLMHQKLGFIGSANFYQNNRGSQDLEPSYNNSALAGLDLRDYTLTRTRVGGTGDLDFRPNANSTLFVRGLRTEYEDSEQRHRYRQIVSSGRLERLLRDRYHDSTQLAISGGGNHVLPNGWFLSYRTAYSKANLDTPYRLEGTFRQTGVTFAPNVTATSIDPNNIQANPQNENLANFNFIQAAIQNDRGRERNASGGVDVMAPTRFGGFTGAVLKFGFKVRDADRSREVDTLTQTPAKGVTLKLTDYASGSYAPADNFLGGRYSGFGTLFPDKDKLRGLSHGGTLVDTIGATGDAGNYTAHERVTGAYAMEEIQIGERTTLVPGVRFELSDVAYGAPVYQLDSTGKVQSRTLASGNRTYLNVLPGLHLRHEVATDTVLRASFSRTLARPNYNDLAPFVLQDPSALTISRGNSDLKVTTSNNVDLSLEHYFKTVGVASAGFFYKNLGNYIYNTTLQQTIGGDIYRVSQPINGDTANLYGFETSLVRRLDFLPGALNGFGVYANYTYVHSSATLPRGNFVLPGQAKHMGNASLSYEKKGLSTRVSFNYQGQYLFAVGGTAKDDNWLDNRLEIDFSVSQRLTKHLRVFIDLLNLGNEPYRVYLGTDSNRPIQEERYKIWAIAGLKINF, from the coding sequence ATGTTTCTCCGTTCACTCGCTCCCAGTTGCCTCAAACTTCTCCTCTGCCTTGGCGCCGCACTTGCAGCAGCCGGGCAGCCCGCCAACGCACAAACCGGCAGTATCGCCGGGACGGTCACTGAACAGTCGAGAGGCACCGCCCTGGCGGGAGCGGATGTGGCGATTGAGGGGCGGTCCATCAAGACCACCACCGATGAATCCGGACAGTATGCACTGCTGGGGATCCCCGCGGGCAAGATCAAGGTCACGGTGACCTACCTCGGGCTGGACAGCAAGACGGAGGAAGTGACTGTTGCCGCGGGCCGGACCGAGAATCTGAATGTGGCGCTGGGCGCGACGATGAAGAGCTCGATGACCGTGGTGGGGGAGCCGATCCTGGAGGGCCAGGCGCGCGCGCTGAACGATCAGAAGAACTCGCTTAACCTGGTGAACGTTGTGGCCGCGGACCAGATCGGCAGTTTCCCCGACCCCAATGCCGCCGAGGCAACTCAGCGTATTCCCGGCATCATTGTGCAGAGGGACCAGGGGGAAGGCCGCTACGTGTTGATCCGCGGGACGGAGCCCCGACTGAGCGCCACGACCATCAACGGTGAGCGGATCGGCACGACCGAGAACACGACCCGGCAGATTCCCCTGGACACGATTCCGGCGGACCTGATGGGTGCGATTGAGGTCACGAAAGTCCTGACGCCGGACATGGAGGCGGACTCAATTGGCGGGCGAGTGAATCTGGTGACGAAGCGCGCTCCGGCGGTGCCTCAGGTGGGCCTGACGATCGCTTCGGGCTTCAACACGCTGGTGGGGCAGGACATCAAGGACTATAACGGCACCTACGGCCAGCGCCTGATGCACCAGAAGCTGGGGTTCATCGGTTCGGCCAATTTCTACCAGAACAATCGCGGGTCGCAGGATCTGGAGCCCAGCTACAACAACTCGGCGTTGGCCGGCCTGGATCTGCGCGACTACACGCTGACCAGGACCCGAGTGGGCGGCACGGGTGACCTGGACTTCCGTCCGAACGCGAACTCCACCTTGTTCGTGCGTGGATTGCGGACAGAGTATGAAGACAGTGAACAGCGGCACCGCTATCGCCAGATTGTGAGCAGCGGCCGCCTGGAGCGGTTGCTGCGCGACCGCTACCACGATTCCACGCAACTGGCGATCAGCGGAGGCGGCAACCACGTACTGCCGAACGGGTGGTTCCTCTCGTACCGCACCGCTTACTCCAAGGCGAACCTGGATACGCCCTACCGGCTGGAAGGGACCTTCCGTCAAACCGGCGTCACCTTCGCCCCGAACGTGACTGCGACTTCCATCGATCCCAACAACATCCAGGCGAATCCACAGAATGAGAACCTGGCGAATTTCAACTTCATCCAGGCGGCCATCCAGAACGATCGCGGCCGGGAGCGCAACGCCTCCGGCGGAGTGGACGTGATGGCGCCGACACGCTTTGGCGGCTTCACGGGCGCGGTGCTGAAGTTCGGGTTCAAGGTGCGAGACGCGGACCGGTCCCGCGAAGTCGATACTCTCACGCAGACGCCGGCGAAGGGGGTCACCCTGAAGCTGACGGATTACGCCAGCGGCAGCTACGCGCCTGCCGACAATTTCCTGGGCGGGCGCTATTCGGGCTTTGGCACGCTGTTTCCCGACAAGGACAAGCTGCGCGGGCTGAGCCACGGCGGGACGCTGGTGGACACGATCGGGGCCACTGGAGATGCGGGCAACTATACGGCCCACGAGCGGGTAACGGGCGCCTACGCAATGGAAGAGATCCAGATCGGCGAGCGCACGACGCTGGTTCCGGGCGTCCGGTTTGAACTCTCCGACGTCGCCTACGGGGCTCCTGTGTATCAGTTGGATTCGACCGGCAAGGTGCAATCCCGCACGCTGGCCAGCGGCAACAGGACCTACCTGAACGTGCTGCCGGGCCTGCATCTGCGCCATGAGGTTGCCACGGACACCGTGCTGCGCGCCTCGTTCTCGCGGACCCTGGCCCGGCCCAACTACAACGACCTGGCTCCGTTTGTGCTGCAGGATCCCTCGGCCCTGACCATCTCCCGCGGCAACTCCGACCTGAAGGTGACGACGTCCAACAACGTGGATCTGTCCCTCGAACACTACTTCAAGACGGTGGGCGTCGCGTCAGCGGGGTTCTTCTATAAGAACCTGGGCAACTACATCTACAACACGACGCTGCAGCAGACGATTGGCGGCGACATCTATCGTGTCAGCCAGCCGATCAATGGCGACACGGCGAACCTGTATGGATTCGAGACTTCGCTGGTGAGGCGGCTGGATTTCCTGCCGGGCGCGCTGAACGGGTTCGGGGTCTATGCCAACTACACCTACGTCCACTCCAGCGCGACGCTGCCCCGCGGCAACTTCGTGCTGCCGGGCCAGGCGAAGCACATGGGCAACGCCTCCCTCTCCTACGAGAAGAAGGGGCTGTCGACGCGTGTTTCCTTCAACTACCAGGGGCAATACCTGTTTGCCGTAGGCGGCACGGCCAAGGATGACAACTGGCTGGACAACCGGCTGGAGATCGACTTCTCCGTGAGCCAGCGGTTGACCAAGCACCTGCGGGTGTTCATCGATCTGCTCAACCTGGGCAACGAACCTTACCGGGTATACCTGGGCACGGACTCGAATCGTCCGATCCAGGAGGAGCGGTACAAGATCTGGGCCATCGCCGGCTTGAAGATCAACTTCTGA
- a CDS encoding histidine-type phosphatase, which yields MSKQQFRILSILVCASALAATAQQEAAPPDLRYAIVVTRHGVRAPSWTPAQLNQYSAQPWPKWDVQPSELTPHGYLLMRQFGAYYRAYFGAQGLLPTEGCAHTASLGIWADTDQRTLETGRALAEGLAPGCGLKTGSESKDAQDPLFNPFGMTPGKPDRELALGAVLGRIAGNPAALLQAHAPAFAEMQHILSGAGRPRLSLDEPITVKAGKGDNVVDVTGALRTASTLTENLLLVYTDGRTGSDLGWGRLNADNLQQVLTLHTAYADLARRTPYLASIRGSNLLFHIAASLQQAADAKPVQGALGSAHARVLFLVGHDTNLSNLSGLLRLNWVLPGYAPDDTPPGGALVFELRRRGNEPARVRVFYTVQSLDQMHAAQPLTLQSPPLRAPLFLPGCSTAGEGYECSWTAFRRLAEAAIDPQFVVR from the coding sequence TCACCCGGCACGGCGTGCGCGCCCCGAGTTGGACGCCCGCGCAGCTCAACCAGTATTCCGCCCAGCCCTGGCCGAAGTGGGATGTCCAGCCTTCGGAACTCACGCCCCACGGCTACCTGCTGATGCGGCAGTTCGGCGCCTACTACCGCGCCTACTTCGGAGCGCAGGGCCTGCTGCCCACGGAAGGCTGCGCGCACACCGCCAGCCTGGGCATCTGGGCGGACACCGATCAAAGAACCCTGGAAACCGGGCGTGCGCTCGCCGAGGGTCTGGCGCCCGGCTGCGGGCTCAAAACCGGTTCCGAAAGCAAAGACGCGCAGGACCCGCTCTTCAATCCGTTCGGCATGACGCCCGGCAAACCCGACCGCGAACTCGCCCTGGGCGCGGTGCTCGGCCGCATCGCCGGCAACCCGGCCGCCCTGCTGCAGGCCCACGCCCCGGCGTTCGCTGAGATGCAACACATCCTATCCGGCGCCGGCCGCCCCCGCTTGTCCCTCGATGAACCCATTACGGTGAAGGCGGGCAAAGGAGACAACGTCGTCGATGTGACAGGGGCGCTGCGCACCGCGTCCACGCTCACAGAGAATCTCCTGCTTGTCTACACCGATGGACGCACGGGATCCGACCTGGGATGGGGCCGGCTCAACGCCGATAATCTCCAGCAGGTGCTCACCCTGCATACCGCCTATGCGGACTTGGCTCGCAGAACACCCTACCTCGCCAGCATTCGCGGCTCCAACCTGCTCTTCCATATCGCCGCATCGCTGCAGCAGGCCGCCGACGCGAAGCCGGTCCAGGGCGCGTTGGGCAGTGCACACGCCAGGGTCCTCTTCCTGGTCGGCCACGACACGAATCTCTCCAACTTATCCGGACTGCTGCGCCTGAACTGGGTCCTGCCCGGCTACGCGCCGGACGACACGCCCCCCGGTGGAGCGCTGGTCTTTGAGCTGCGCCGACGGGGCAACGAGCCGGCCCGTGTGCGGGTCTTCTACACCGTGCAGAGCCTCGACCAGATGCACGCGGCTCAGCCGCTGACCCTCCAATCTCCGCCGCTGCGCGCGCCTTTATTCCTTCCCGGCTGCAGCACAGCAGGCGAAGGCTACGAGTGCTCCTGGACAGCGTTCCGCCGCCTGGCGGAAGCAGCCATCGATCCACAGTTTGTGGTGCGCTGA